A stretch of DNA from Natrinema halophilum:
CAGGCTGCACCGGCCAGTGCCTCGGCGGTGGTCAGTCGGAACGGCCGGCCGTAGTTGATCGGGTTCGCGGCGACGAGAAAGGGAAGCGCTCGGTGGACGCCGCGCATCGAAAACGATGCCGCCTCGGCGGACTCCCACGAGCAGTCGAGGGCGACCAGCGTTCCCAGACCCTCTTCGGCGTCAGCCGGCGAGAGCGCCCGCTCCGCGTGGGGATTGAGAACGACCCCGTACGGCACCTGCCCCATCGATCGGTAGAGGGTCGCCTTGTCGAACTTCTCGAGACGACGCGCCGTGCATTTGTCGGGATCGTCGTCACCCTCGTAATAGACGTGACACTCCACACGTGCGACGACGAGGAGCCGAGACAAAAGGAAATCGACCCGTGCTCGATAGTACCGACAACGATTGTGCCCATTCAGGCCCGACACTTCTCGAAAGAGCGTGGATGCAGTGTCCGGTACGCGGCGACTTCCGGAGAGCGATAGCTCGGGCTGCTGGCCGCTCTTGGTCGCCGATCCAGATTAGATTCTGAGGAGATCTCGAGCCGCGGTGATCGGCAAAACGGCCGAAGCGAGGAGACGAAAAGCCTCTTTAGTACTACCGTCCCCACATAAGATATGTTGCTCACAGTCTCTGGCCCGCCGGGAAGCGGGAAGAGTACGACCGCGGAGCTACTCGCGGACGCATTCGGTCTCGCTCACGTCAGCGGCGGCGACATCTTCCGGGATCTGGCCGACGAACGAGGCTACACCCCGCTCGAATTCAACAAACTCGCCGAGGAAAACGACGAGATCGATCGTGACCTCGACAGGCGATTGCGGGAAATCGCCGTCGAGGAGGACGATCTTGTACTCGAGTCCCGTCTCGCCGGCTGGCTGGCAGGCGACGAGGCCGATTTTCGGTTCTGGTTGGATGCGCCGGCCCGGGTTCGCGGCGAGCGAATCGCCGACCGCGAGGACAAAGATCCCGATCGGGCGACCGAAGAGACGAAAGCCCGCGAGGCCAGCGAGGCCCAGCGGTATCAGGACTACTACGGGATCGACATTCGAGATCTGACCATCTACGACCTCTCGGTGAACACGGCTCGCTGGGAACCGGATGCCGTCCTCGACATGCTCGTTACCGCCGTCGAGCGCTACGACGCCGACGGCGACGAAGGAAAAGTGCTCGTCGACCTCGAGTCGGACTTCTAATGGTTCTCCGTGGCCCCCCGGCAGACCGGTCGCCAGCCGAATTGCTCACCTTCGGCGTCGTCAACCTCGACAAACCGCCGGGTCCCTCCTCGCACCAGGTCAGCGGCTGGTTGCGAGACGCCGTCGACGAGACGCTCGCGGAGCGCGACACCGGCACGACGATCGACCGAGCGGCTCACGCGGGGACGCTCGATCCCAAAGTGACCGGCTGCCTCCCGGTGATGCTCGGCGACGCGACTCGGCTCGCGCCGGTTTTTCTGGAGGGAAGCAAGGAATACATCGCCGTCCTCGAGTGTCACGCTCCGGTCCCCGGTGACGCAGCAGCCATCGTCTCCGAGTTCGAGGGACCGATCTACCAGAAACCGCCGCGCAAGAGCGCGGTCTCCCGTCGCCTCCGCGTGAGGGAAGTATACGATCTCGAGGTGCTCGAGACCGACGAGCGTCGGCTCCTCTTGCGCATACGATGCGAGAGTGGAACCTACGTCCGCAAACTGTGTCACGACCTGGGACTGGCACTCGGTACCGGCGGTCACATGGGCCATCTGCGCCGGACCGCGACGGACCCGTTCGACGACCGCACGCTCTACAGCCCGTTCGACTTTCTCGACGCGCTGGCGTTCTGGCGCGAAGACGATGACCCCGACGTACTGTACGACGTCGTCGATCCCGCCGAACGGATCCTCGAGGGGATACCGAGCGTCGTAATCGCCGACAGCGCGGCTCGCGAAGTGGCCGAAGGGGCACCCGTCTACGCGCCGGGCGTCCTCGAAGCCGATGACGGACTGGACCGGGGGTCGCTGGTGGCCTGCTATACGCCGAACGAGGCGGCCGTGTGCCTCGGCGAACTGGTCGGCGATCCGAACGCCGAGCGCGGGACCGTCGTGGAACTCGAGCGCGTGCTGGTTTGAACCGGCACGGTCACAGTGGGGTGGCTCAGTACCACCCCGACCGCGAAACGACACTGTTAAACAGCAGACGACCATCGGTTCGGTTGCGGGACCGTGGGGTAGTGGTATCCTCTGCGGATGGGGTCCGTAGGACCCGAGTTCAATTCTCGGCGGTCCCACTTTTT
This window harbors:
- a CDS encoding DUF367 family protein, translated to MECHVYYEGDDDPDKCTARRLEKFDKATLYRSMGQVPYGVVLNPHAERALSPADAEEGLGTLVALDCSWESAEAASFSMRGVHRALPFLVAANPINYGRPFRLTTAEALAGAACIFDEWELAADVLEPFRWGDTFLTLNEEPLRRYSECTDSGEVVAVQEDYLADEE
- the cmk gene encoding (d)CMP kinase — its product is MLLTVSGPPGSGKSTTAELLADAFGLAHVSGGDIFRDLADERGYTPLEFNKLAEENDEIDRDLDRRLREIAVEEDDLVLESRLAGWLAGDEADFRFWLDAPARVRGERIADREDKDPDRATEETKAREASEAQRYQDYYGIDIRDLTIYDLSVNTARWEPDAVLDMLVTAVERYDADGDEGKVLVDLESDF
- a CDS encoding RNA-guided pseudouridylation complex pseudouridine synthase subunit Cbf5, with translation MVLRGPPADRSPAELLTFGVVNLDKPPGPSSHQVSGWLRDAVDETLAERDTGTTIDRAAHAGTLDPKVTGCLPVMLGDATRLAPVFLEGSKEYIAVLECHAPVPGDAAAIVSEFEGPIYQKPPRKSAVSRRLRVREVYDLEVLETDERRLLLRIRCESGTYVRKLCHDLGLALGTGGHMGHLRRTATDPFDDRTLYSPFDFLDALAFWREDDDPDVLYDVVDPAERILEGIPSVVIADSAAREVAEGAPVYAPGVLEADDGLDRGSLVACYTPNEAAVCLGELVGDPNAERGTVVELERVLV